CAAAAGATTTTTTGTATTTGCGATAAGGATGATTAAGTTTGAGATATCGTCTGTGCCCCATATAACATGCTTTCTTAGATTTGTACAACCATCTCGAATAGGTATGGTCACCACATACTACACACCCTTTATAGCCTTTGCCAGTGCATCCAGCCAAATTACATAGAGTCGGATAGTCATTGATAGTAAATAATAGGACCGCTCTTAATGTAAAATACTCGTCCTTGTACCTATCATAACAACCTTCTACTCCATTCCACAATATTTttaaatcatcaattaatggagCCAAGAATACGTCtatatcatttccaggttgtcTAGGTCCTGATATCAATAGAGTGAGCATTGTATATCTTCTTTTCATAACCAATAATGGAGGAAGATTATAAACAACGAGAACGATTGGCCAACAACTATATGAACTACTAAGAGAACTATGTGGGTTTATGCCATCGGCAGAAAGGCCTAGCCGAAGGTTTCTAGGATccttttttattttctcccatTTATCATCAACGATTCTCCATGCTGGTGAATCAGCCACATGTCGTAGTTTACCATCTTTTATCCTGCCTTCCTCATGCCAAATCAAGTTTTTAGCGTGATTATAGTTTCTAAACAAACGCTTACAACTTCGTACCTCTTTAGAATTGTTTTTCAATTTCCATCTTGAACGCTTACACACCGGACAATTACTTGCTTCAGCAAATTCCTTacaatataaaatacaatcatttgaacatgcatgtattttttcatactCCATTCCCAATGTTGATAAGGTTTTCTTTGCCTCGTACAAAGATATTGGAATTTCATTTTCTTCCGGCATGACTTCTTTGAAAAAAGCAATCAAATCAGAAAAACCAACATCACTCCATCCATGTCGTGCCTTCATATTATACAACTTTACTAATGTAgaaagttttgagaatttggaaccAGGATAGATTGGTTTCTCTGCATCCTCTAAAATTTTGGCAAATTCATCAGGACGTTCTAGAAAATCATTATCAAATGCATCTTCCACCATTTCTAAAGGGTAATCATCAATTTCATTCTCATTTGAATATCGAACATTCTTACGAGAATGTGGAGTCTGACTAGGTACGTATTCCCCATGCCTACTCCATTCTTTATAGTTTGGATTTATCCCATTAAAAAATAAATGTCCtcttacatcagcaagagacatTTTCTTAAAGTTAACACACTTCTTGCATGGACATGAGATTAAGCCGTCACTATCCGGAGGAGCATTTTCGATTGCAAAATTTAAAAAAGTTTCAACTCCATTTACATAGTCTTCAGCAGTTCTATCTCGAATTGACATTCTATCCATATTCTTTAAATTTTctactaaaaaaaataatgtacaacatcaataacatattcaattctaatataaaataattaaaatctatAACTCAAACATATGTAGCCCACGATATAGTTATTTAAACTATTAAAATAGTTCAACAAATGATTTTAATGATATGGTTTTCAACTAGTATAATTGATCTAAATTAATTCATAATCctttcatatcataacataatctgTTTTCATTAGTTTAATTTAGATATTAAACTATTATTACTGCTACAACTTGTTTTCAATAGTTCATAAAGTTTGATGCACTCTTATAAACTACGTGTTATTTATGTTCTAGCAAAGATTATTTAAATACCCCACACACacaggtatatatatattaagatatttctactaatatatatatatatttatatatagaatttTGTCTATATACGTATATTGGATCATTATTTAATTAGTTTCAAAGAAAACACTTGATACTACCTGACGATCTAATTATTGATCAAAATTCACACAAAGAACCCAATTTTTAAAACAAACGTGTTTGTgataaataaatgtatatatatattatactaacAAAGTTTGTCTGGGACTACATCAAAGGCAGTAGCCACCTCTAGGAAGATAAGCATCAAAGccaaaacatatataaatattaccaTGGTTTTCATATCTAAATTAATTGATCTAAAAAAATTGATATTACTAGGAGAGACTTGTGGTGAAGGAATAAAATATCAGATAAGCATTAATTTAATGTATATGGCATGATAATTAAATTGAACTATTActgatatttaaaataaaaattaagtctAAACTAACATTTATTCTTTTGCTTCGATACATTCATACCTTAGTGAAGATATTGTGAACTATAAATGCAAGAAGTTCACGACCACAACTCAATCCTTCTTATGACAACCTCCGTGCTAGATAagaaaattaaattgtaaaacaCAATTAGAATATGATttgattataaatatatattttgaaacatttatTAAATTTGACAATCATATAAAATCGAATAAAATTACCTGCCaaaatgtgatttttgaataaatggAAGATTGTTAATGACCCAAATCTTTATCACGCAAGAGTTTAGAGAATAAAAGTAGAGCAATTTTTGTTGAAATTGATGATATAGTAACTTTTGAAACCATTCAATTTCAACAATCAGCAAGAAACCTAAAATTAAactttaaacataaataaaatatgacATGAAGAAATTGATTGCTTTTTTAAATATATGTAGATTTTTTATGTTAGAAAAATATAGATTAGTTTGTAGAGTTTACCTGAGTTTAGCAAGTTAGAGCTTCTATAGCAGAGAAGAAATCAGTTACAAAGCATTCATTGTatataataaagaagaagaagatatggCTATAATAATGGAAACAATAAATAcgtgccttttttttttttatcttttgattaGCTAAATGGCAAcactttttttataaaaaaaaactataacgTTCATTTAGAGGAAAAATCGTAACATTAgtttattattgtaattaaaaaaataaataaatctaattctAACTAAACTAAAtctatttacatatatatagtgtTACAAAGATCTTAATGATTATTTTAAAGGTAATCAtgtaacaaaaaattatatttctCTAAAAAATATCtatttgtattttaaatttaagtctagaaacattaaatatataatataatttttgttGGAATAAAAATACCAACATATATTTTCTCTCCATATTTGCAACTATATTTGAGGGATTAGATAATGTTTGTTATTTAGATATTTATGAATCTTTCAactatttaaaaattaaactttCTCAACTATTtaaaaattgtttaattttaagataCATATAACTTAAATATATAACAGACTTATTAAGTTAGACGTTCATCAAGAAAAATTGTGATCagaaaattattaatatatttatgttagatatttaaaaaaaatgaccaGTTTCACACCATAAATGTGAATCGATTAATTATCAACTTAAAAGAATTAtaatatatcatatatcagtCATTGATACACCGCCAGTGGCTTCTTGGTTTTGAAGGTcatctaattatattatttagcAACATTTTTATAAAAACTGTTATTATTTTTAATGTTCAATTATAAATAGAAACACTTAATCTAAACGTGTTGtttatggatattttattaatttatcaaaataaaaaatatcaaataataAAGAAATTTTGCAACACTTAATTTATAAgtgtttttaattcaaaatttaaataatttagcaACCCTTCTATTTAAAGCGTTGTTGAACAAGTGTTGCCAAAttatatttttgtagtagtgctggTAGTAAAGTATATATGGGTTAATTCACATCCACTCTTTCAATCTAAAGTTGTAATTGAAAAATTCAAGCAATAACAACGTATCTtttatcaaaaataaaataagtgcTATTATCCAAGAACATGTGAATGTGATATTAAAGGTTTTGACTAGGTCAAAGCAGTCTCCTACCATATTCTTCTTCCTAAATAAAAGTGAACTATTATTACCAAGAGAAAAAAACATATAATCAGTTCAATCCTCAACCAGATTACGATCGATTTTTGATCACTCTTAAATCTGGCAATATTCTTGTCTTAATTAATTAAAGACAACACCAGTTCTTGTAGCTTCCTTAATTAGTATGTGATTTCTTATTCTATATGAAATTTTCCGCCACCTCCGATATTAATATAATATTGCAACGACAAAATATTTATATTCTAAAAAAAAAGacgtataattaatatataaatatatatatattaataattaattaattaattaaacgtCATCCAAAAAAGACGTAAATGTTTCGTACGTACCCGCCACAGAATCTATAACACTTTCCTCAGTTCTCCAATCTGGACTTTGACTTATTCCAGATTAATTTATAACGTTGTTTTTTCGATCTATAACATGACAAGTAGATACACTTGAATCTTCAAGTTTATGAGTTCAATTTGGCCactatattatattttcatacacTAAATCATCTGACTTGCATTGCATGCCAAATTAtaccaaattttattttattatcatattaGATTAGATCTCACCTGCTTAATTTGGGCTGATCATgatctaacaaatatatatatatat
The genomic region above belongs to Humulus lupulus chromosome 1, drHumLupu1.1, whole genome shotgun sequence and contains:
- the LOC133778967 gene encoding uncharacterized protein LOC133778967 is translated as MDRMSIRDRTAEDYVNGVETFLNFAIENAPPDSDGLISCPCKKCVNFKKMSLADVRGHLFFNGINPNYKEWSRHGEYVPSQTPHSRKNVRYSNENEIDDYPLEMVEDAFDNDFLERPDEFAKILEDAEKPIYPGSKFSKLSTLVKLYNMKARHGWSDVGFSDLIAFFKEVMPEENEIPISLYEAKKTLSTLGMEYEKIHACSNDCILYCKEFAEASNCPVCKRSRWKLKNNSKEVRSCKRLFRNYNHAKNLIWHEEGRIKDGKLRHVADSPAWRIVDDKWEKIKKDPRNLRLGLSADGINPHSSLSSSYSCWPIVLVVYNLPPLLVMKRRYTMLTLLISGPRQPGNDIDVFLAPLIDDLKILWNGVEGCYDRYKDEYFTLRAVLLFTINDYPTLCNLAGCTGKGYKGCVVCGDHTYSRWLYKSKKACYMGHRRYLKLNHPYRKYKKSFDGQEVLDLPPEPLSGELIFEKVQDINIQFGKPDGEKKEITKHYYNLDISHRP